One Camelina sativa cultivar DH55 chromosome 3, Cs, whole genome shotgun sequence genomic window carries:
- the LOC104777384 gene encoding uncharacterized protein LOC104777384: MAKKKELLSKAPWRGDDDDDSDKFSGAKLKVTKDSDGMSKMHVPSRGAKKGSLADDDDDLLEIDPQLRYSFNRNYQFLQRVFTIDTLVKPLPPAMGFNVSRNLSFFTRIFTQFFDPEGIANAQRSLGLGQEDKARRVR, encoded by the exons ATGGCGAAGAAGAAGGAACTTTTATCAAAAGCCCCGTGGAGAGGCGACGACGATGATGACTCTGACAAGTTTAGCGGAGCAAAGCTTAAGGTCACAAAGGATTCTGATGGTATGTCGAAGATGCACGTCCCTAGCCGCGGTGCCAAAAAAGGTAGTCTcgccgatgatgatgatgatttactTGAGATTGATCCTCAGCTTCGTTACAGCTTCAATCGCAACTATCAG TTCCTGCAAAGAGTATTCACTATAGACACTTTGGTGAAGCCTCTTCCTCCTGCCATGGGATTCAACGTCTCTCGCAACTTGAGCTTCTTCACCCGCATTTTCACTCAGTTCTTTG ATCCTGAAGGCATTGCAAATGCACAGAGGTCTCTAGGGTTGGGGCAGGAAGATAAAGCTCGCCGTGTTCGTTGA
- the LOC104777383 gene encoding GDSL esterase/lipase At1g33811-like: protein MKPIIETNQPTNHTCSVYKLSTPLKPHSNSFFLRSIDSISIFFSLMGILRFMLLVSLGLALFGLKTTVSQPQQAQVPCFFIFGDSLVDNGNNNRLISLARANYRPYGIDFPQGSTGRFTNGRTYVDALAQIFGFRTYIPPYSRIRGQALLRGANFASGAAGIRDETGDNLGAHTSMNQQVELYTSAVEQMLRYFRGNTNELQRYLSRCIFYTGMGSNDYLNNYFMPDFYSTSTTFNDKTFADSLIKDYTQQLTRLYQFGARKVVVTGVGQIGCIPYQLARYNNRNNSSGRCNEKINNAIVLFNSQVKNLVDRFNKGQLKGAKFVYLDSYKSTYDLAANGAAYGFEVVDKGCCGVGRNNGQITCLPLQTPCPDRTKYLFWDAFHPTETANILLAKSNFNSRAYSYPMSIQELANL from the exons ATGAAACCAATTATagaaaccaaccaaccaaccaatcACACTTGTTCAGTATATAAACTGTCAACTCCACTCAAACCCCATTCAAACTCATTCTTCTTAAGATCCATTGACagtatttcaatatttttcagTTTAATGGGTATTCTCCGTTTTATGTTGCTGGTTAGTTTGGGTTTGGCTTTGTTCGGTTTGAAAACGACCGTGTCACAGCCACAACAGGCACAAGTCCCTTGCTTTTTCATTTTCGGTGACTCCTTAGTCGATAATGGAAACAACAACAG GTTGATTTCGCTTGCGAGGGCTAATTACCGACCTTATGGAATTGACTTTCCCCAAGGTTCAACCGGACGGTTCACCAACGGTCGCACCTACGTTGATGCACTAG ctCAAATTTTTGGATTTCGGACTTACATTCCACCGTATTCTAGGATTCGTGGCCAGGCTTTGCTAAGAGGTGCAAATTTCGCATCTGGTGCAGCTGGCATTAGAGATGAGACCGGTGACAACTTG GGTGCACATACTTCTATGAACCAGCAGGTAGAGCTGTACACGAGCGCAGTTGAGCAGATGCTTAGATACTTCAGAGGAAACACAAATGAGCTGCAAAGATACTTAAGCCGTTGTATCTTTTATACCGGAATGGGAAGTAACGATTATCTCAACAATTACTTCATGCCTGACTTCTACTCAACCAGTACCACTTTCAACGACAAAACCTTTGCAGATTCCCTCATTAAAGACTACACACAACAGCTCACC cgatTGTACCAATTTGGAGCTCGGAAAGTGGTTGTGACTGGAGTGGGACAGATCGGTTGCATACCTTACCAGCTGGCCCGCTACAATAATCGTAACAACAGTTCCGGAAGATGCAATGAAAAGATCAACAATGCAATTGTGTTGTTCAACTCTCAAGTCAAGAACCTAGTGGACCGTTTCAACAAAGGTCAGTTGAAAGGAGCCAAGTTCGTTTACCTTGATTCTTACAAGAGTACCTATGATCTCGCTGCCAATGGAGCCGCTTACG GATTTGAGGTTGTGGACAAAGGTTGTTGTGGGGTGGGAAGGAACAATGGTCAAATAACGTGTCTGCCGCTGCAGACCCCGTGCCCTGACCGAACCAAGTATCTCTTTTGGGATGCGTTTCATCCAACAGAGACTGCTAACATATTGCTTGCAAAATCTAATTTCAACTCCCGTGCTTACTCTTACCCCATGAGCATTCAAGAACTAGCCAATCTTTGA